DNA from Acidobacteriota bacterium:
CTCGGTACATACTTCTCCTTCCTGAAACTGATGCATCCGTTTCCGCCTCTTCCCCCCTTCACGTAGATCTTGGCATGGTCAATAAACATCTCGATAAATTTTATATGAACTCGTTCATTCAAAGAAACATTCTTTTAAAGCCTTAAAAGTAAACTTTTTATATGAAGAAGACTGGTAGAAAATACGGGTCACATAAGCATTGAAAGCCACTGGTTCAGTCAATGATGTTGTTTGGATGGTAATGGGCTGTCTTGAGAATGTGCCGATCAGGCAACGGGATACACGCTGACGAATCTTCCCATTCTCCCTTTATCCTCGAACTTTACAACCCCGTCGATCATGGAGAAGAGGGTGTCGTCTTTGCCCCTGCCGACATTCTTGCCGGGTTTCAGGATGGTTCCCCTCTGGCGAACGATAATGCAGCCGCCGGTCACGAATTGCCCGCCGAATCGCTTCACGCCGAGTCTCTGGGAATTGCTGTCGCGTCCGTTCCTTGAACTTCCGCCTGCCTTTTTATGAGCCATAAATCAACCTCTGGTAAAATTCATTCCAAAAAGTCATGGTATGTTAAAATTTATTATACTTTTTCCGAAAAACCTACTCTATTGATATTATATCTTCAATTTTCACGCTTGTTAAGAGCTGCCTGTGCCCTTTCGTCCTGCGGTATTGTTTTTTTCTCTTCTTCTTGAAGACGATGATCTTCTTCCCTTTCTTCTGATCCATGACGACCCCGCTGACCTTCGCCCCTTGAAGAATAGGCTTTCCTATCATCACCCTGGATTTATCTTTTATCATGAGAACGTTATCGAACTCGACTGCATCTCCCTCGTTGGCATTTAGCTTTTCGACCTCGATGATATCGCCTTTTTTGACTTTATACTGCTTTCCGCCGGTACTGATCACCGCAAACATAGGAGACTCCCCACTTGTCCTTTTAAAGCAAAGAATTTTATTAAAGATAGGTGATTATGTCAAATGCTTGAAAAATATTTCAAAGATCGCGGCGCCCATCGAGGGCTTTGGACATGGTTACTTCGTCGATGTATTCCAGGTCGCTCCCAACGGGAAGTCCTACAGCGATCCTGCTCACCTTTGGTCCCAGCGGCTTGATCAACTTGGAGAGGTAGACGGATGTGGCTTCTCCTTCCACGTTAGGGTTAGTTGCGATGATGACCTCCGAAACTTCCCCGCCTTTCAACCGTTTGATGAGTTCCCTCACCTTGAGATCTTCCGGGCCTATCCCCTGGATGGGAGAGATGGAGCCCATCAGGACGTGATAAAGCCCTTTATAATGACCGCTCTGCTCGATGGGAAGTATGTTGCTCGGTTCTTCGACGACGCAGATCGTCTTCCTGTCTCTTCCAGGATCGGAGCAGATCCTGCAAAGTTCGGAATCGGTGATGTTGAAACAGGAGGAGCAGAACCGGATTTTATCCTTTAGATCGGCGATGGCGCTGGAGAGTGCCTTGACCTCTTCAGCAGGCATCTTCAGAATGTGAAAGGCTAGCCTCATCGCCGTCTTCTTCCCGATCCCGGGAAGCTTCACGATCTCCTCAACAAATTTCCTGATCGGTTCTTCAACCATATTTCTTAATCAAGCCTTCCAGTATTTAAATTCTAACTCAATTTTGAGATACTACAAACAGAATTCGTGTGCTGGCTCTCCTGATTCTTTTTCAATGCCGGTGAACGTTGTGAAGCAAGATGACTATTCTCGACTTTCAGGTTTTTCAATGTAATCGAGGATATCACCCGGTTTGCATGAAAGGGTTTTGCAGAGAGCTTCCAGAGTTGAAAAACGTATCGCTTTTACTTTGCCAGTTTTTAATTTCGATAAATTAGCCTGAGTAATCCCGATTTGTTCAGCCAGCTCGTTCAATCGGATCTTCTTTTTAGCCATCTCCACATCTAAATTGACAATAATTGGCATCAGACAATATCCTCCATCTCTTTGAAGATTTGTTCAATCGCTTCAAATGCATCACGGGCAAAGAGGAATAACCACCCATAGATCAGTGTGTAAATGGATTTTAAGAGAGGCTCAAGACCTTGTCCTTTCCAATCTTCCAATGGAATATAAGTAGTAACTATTTTAAGCGTACCATAGATGAAATAAAGCATGCCAAAAAAGATGGAAAGCCTTCCAATAACTCCAAACCAGTAAGCTCCTCTCTTGATACTTTTAAGCCTTTTTTCGATTCTTTTCTCATTGGTTTTATTCATGTTGCACCTCCATAATTTTCAATATTTAGCTTCCGATCATAATATACTCAATAAAACATTGTTTGTCAAGAAAAATTTTTTAATAATTAATAATTTTATTTCGAAATATTATATATAATTATCGATAATTAATAATAACTTATTTGTTGGTGGATGGAAAAGAGATTTTGAGGAAAAGCGCAGTCCGGCGTTTCTGTGTCAGGGTGTTCAACTTTCGGTGAGGGGAAGAATATTTAGAAGAAGCCGGGGATGCCTGGGAGACCCGGGATGCCGAGTCCTCTGGTGAGCCCGCCGAGCTTCTCATGAATCTTCTCCTGCACCTTCCTATCGGTTTCGTTGAAGGCCGAGAGGATCAGGTCTTGCAGCATCTCCGGGTCATCGGGGTTGATGACCTCTTTATTGATCGTAATGGAAAGGACCTTCTTGTGGCCATTCATCCTGATCGTGACCATCCCGCCGCCAACAGAGGCTTCCTCTTCGATTTCCTCTAACTCCTGGGTAAGCTTCTCCTGCATCTTCTGAGCCTCTTTCATCATCTTCTGGATATTACTTAGATTTACCATTGTCGACCTCTTTCATAAGCTTCAGCTCTTTGATGTCGGTTATTGTAGCGTCGAACTGCTCAATGAACTTCTGGACGAGCGGTTCCTTGGAGACCTCCTTGAAGAGGACCTTCCTCTTCGCCTGCTCCTTTGCCTCGGGTCTTTCTTCCGCGATAGCTTTCTCTTTTTGCGGAGCTAAAAACTTCACTCTCAACCTTTCCCCGTAAACCTCAGAAGAGATCCGTTCGATCAGAGCGATCGTATCCTTATCTTCCAGTCTCTCCTGGAAGATAGGGGAGAGCTCGGTGAAATATATCTCCAGGACTCTGCCGGATATCTTCAGATGGGCGTTGCCGAGCAGCAAGTTCAGAAAAGGTTTGGCGCTTTTGACTTTTTCGATGATGACCTCGGTGATATCGGCGGGCCGTTCGGGCTTCCTATCATCCTCCTCCATCTTTTCAAAGGGAGTGATTGACGTGATCAGTATCTTCTCATCTTCTCCAACTCTTACTGTTGCTTGCTGTTCTCTTACTCCCCTTGTTCCTGCTGTTGTTCCCGGGCTTCCTGATCTTCGCTGCTCGCCTGTTGCTCGCAAGTCGCTTGTTTCGATGCCAATTTGCGATTCTGCCTCTGCGTTTCTTGCCCCCCGTGGTTCTCCAGTGGTTGCGCTGGCTT
Protein-coding regions in this window:
- a CDS encoding helix-turn-helix transcriptional regulator; the encoded protein is MPIIVNLDVEMAKKKIRLNELAEQIGITQANLSKLKTGKVKAIRFSTLEALCKTLSCKPGDILDYIEKPESRE
- the recR gene encoding recombination mediator RecR, which encodes MVEEPIRKFVEEIVKLPGIGKKTAMRLAFHILKMPAEEVKALSSAIADLKDKIRFCSSCFNITDSELCRICSDPGRDRKTICVVEEPSNILPIEQSGHYKGLYHVLMGSISPIQGIGPEDLKVRELIKRLKGGEVSEVIIATNPNVEGEATSVYLSKLIKPLGPKVSRIAVGLPVGSDLEYIDEVTMSKALDGRRDL
- the rpmA gene encoding 50S ribosomal protein L27, coding for MAHKKAGGSSRNGRDSNSQRLGVKRFGGQFVTGGCIIVRQRGTILKPGKNVGRGKDDTLFSMIDGVVKFEDKGRMGRFVSVYPVA
- the rplU gene encoding 50S ribosomal protein L21; amino-acid sequence: MFAVISTGGKQYKVKKGDIIEVEKLNANEGDAVEFDNVLMIKDKSRVMIGKPILQGAKVSGVVMDQKKGKKIIVFKKKRKKQYRRTKGHRQLLTSVKIEDIISIE
- a CDS encoding YbaB/EbfC family nucleoid-associated protein, with translation MVNLSNIQKMMKEAQKMQEKLTQELEEIEEEASVGGGMVTIRMNGHKKVLSITINKEVINPDDPEMLQDLILSAFNETDRKVQEKIHEKLGGLTRGLGIPGLPGIPGFF